GCATGGGACTGGCCGCCGGATACTCCCTGGCCCGGCTGGCCCGCTGCTCCCGGCGCGACGCCCGGACCCTGGCCATTGAGGTGGGCATGCAGAACTCCGGCCTGGGCGTGGCCCTGGCTGTGGCCCACTTCACGCCGCTCAGTGCGCTGCCGGGGGCGCTCTTCTCCCTGTGGCACAATGTCAGCGGCGTGTTCATGGCCAAACGGTGGCGCACCTCCGACCTTTCCTGACCTTTGGCAAAGGCATGGAATCTCTCTACGGCTTGACTTGTGTTACTTTTTTGCTATTAGTGCATGGAGTGTGTTCTTGAGACACAATCTCATGTCCTGTAACACGATGGAGGTCCGACCAATGAAGACACGGCTGATTCTTGCTGCTACGACTCTTATTGTATTCATGGCCAGCGCGGCTTTTGCCCATTTCGGGATGCTCATTCCCGATAGCGACGAGGTGAACCAGGAGAAGAAAACGGTCAACCTGACCCTGTCCTTCTCCCATCCCTTCGAGATGGAGGGCATGGAGCTTGAGAAGCCCGCAGCCTTCTTCGTGGTGGCCAACGGCGAGGAGAAGACCGATCTGCTCGGCACCCTCAAGCCAGCCAAGGTCATGGGCCACTCGGCCTGGACCGCGTCCTACACCCCGCGTGAGCCGGGGCTGTACGCCTTTGTCTTTGATCCGCTCCCCTACAAGGAGGACGCGGAGAACAACTACATCCGCCATATCACCAAGGTGGTTATCGATGCCTACGGCGAGGGCGAGGACTGGCACATGCCCCTGGGCCTGAAGACCGAGATCGTGCCCCTGACCCGGCCCTTTGGCAACTACGCGGGCAACGTCTTCCAGGGCGTGGTCATGCTTGATGGCGAGCCCGCGCCCTACACCCGCGTGGAGGTTGAATACTTCAACGCCGACGGCAAGCGCACCGCGCCGAGCGAGCGGATGATCACCCAGGAAGTGATTGCCGACGGCAACGGTGTGTTCACCTTTGTCTGCCCCTGGAAGGGGTGGTGGGGATTTGCCGGGCTCAATGATGACGCCGAGCCTTACAAGGGCCGCGACCTGGAGCTTGGGGCGGTCATCTGGGTGCTGATGCAGTAAGCGTTGTTTTTGATATGGTGTAAGGAATCACCGCTTATGTGCAGAGCCCCGGCTACCAAAATTGCCGGGGCCTTTCATTGTCCGGGAGCTGGACGGGATGTGCTTTCGCGTTTGTGCATCAACTCGAGGATGGGGGTGATGAATTCGTCGGGAAAGGCGCCCAGTGCGGCTCCGAGGCTGGCCCCGGCCATGGACCCGAGCACGAGATTCGCCCCGCCTGCGCTGTTGATCATCTGAAACAGCGTTCCGAAAAAAGCGCCCATGAATGCGCCCATGACCCAGCCGTCGTTGTTGATTCCGCGATAAGGGGGCAGACCGCGAAGGCTGCGTACGAAGTCCTTGAGCACAAAGCCGCAGACGCCGCCGAAGAGGGCGGCCGCCAGGGTCAGGGCCATGCCCGGAAATCCGGTATGCAGGGTGAACCCGTAGCGCAGCGACCCTTCGCCGATACCCGCCAGGGCGCCCATGGCCAGCAGGCCGTGGAAGTTCTTTTCCTTGATGTCCAGCTTCGGGAGCATGAGGCCTCCTGATCATGTCGGCAGTATTTTCCCCTTGGCGTTCTCTGCCAGAATCATGCCCGAAAGTCGCGACAGGGCTTTGTTTGTCCGGCCTGAATGGCTGTCGCGGTGAGCGGCGATTCTTCAAGCAAATCATGGCAGAGCACACTTTTTGTTGTCTTTGCGTGACGCTTTGGTTATAAAACTTCGGTTTGTGCAAATACTAACAGTCCAAGGTCAGTCGGGGCGGGGTTACCCGCCGCATCTGGGAGGGTGCCGACTTTCCGGCGACAGACAGCCGCCGTTCATGGCGGTCAAGCCAAGGGGGAAGGATGAAACGTGCAGTCGTTGCTGTCTGCTGTAATCTCGTGTTGTGTCTTTTGGCCACCAGCGTTCATGCCGGTGGTTTTGCCTTGTACGAGTGGAGCAACCGGGGCGTGGCCATGGGCACCACCGGGTACGCCATCGCCGGGGATGCCTCGGTCATCGCCACCAACCCGGCGCTGATGACCAAGCTTGAGGGCTCCCACGCATTGGCCGGTGCGGTGCTCATCTCGCCCCAGTCCACCGTGATGGTGGACGGCCAGAAGAACAAGACCAAGGCCAATATCTACACCGTTCCCCATGCCTATTACACTCGCCAGTCGGAATCCAACGAGAGAGTCTGGCTCGGGGTCGGCATGTTCACCCGTTTCGGGCTGGGCACTCACTATAAGAGCAACTGGTCCGGCAAGGACACGCTTCAATATGTGGACCTTGAGTCCGTATCGCTCAACCCCACCGTTGCCTTCAAGTTTACTGACCAGCTTTCCGTCGCTGGCGGCATCGAGATCCTCAGGGGCGGCATCAAGCAGAAAAGCGAACCCGGGGCCAGCGTCGTTAGCGCCGACACCATCGGTTATGCGATAGGCGGCAACCTCGGCGTCCACTATCAGGTGGACGACCAGTGGTCCGTGGGGCTTGCCTGGCGTTCGTCCATGGATATGCAGACCGAGGGAAAAGGGGAGCACCCGCTTGGGGGGACGACTTCCACAGGGCAGAGCATCTGGGCCAATCTCCCCGCCAGTTATGTGGTTGGCATCGGCTATCAGCCCGCGGAGAACTGGTCCTGGGAGTTCGACATTGTCCACACCCGCTGGGAGGCTTTTGACACCATGAGCTACAGCGCCCCCATCAATACGGTGAAGACCTACGACTACAAGAATACCTGGCGGTTCCAGCTCGGTACCGAATACTGGGCCACCGACTGGCTGGCCGTTCGGTTCGGCTATGTGTACGATCAGACGCCGACCCGGTCGGGCTATTCGTCCTTCATGCTGCCGTGCAACGACCGCCAGCTCTACTCCACGGGTCTCGGCTTCAGGCACGACGCGTGGACCGTGGACTGGGCCTTCATGTATGTGAAAGCCAAGGAGCGCAAGAATCTCAGGATTGCGAATGCAGCTGTCCCAGGTACTTACTACAATGTCGATTTCAAGGACGGCAAGACCTGGATCACCGGCCTTTCCGTGGGCTACGCCTTTTAGCTTGCCCCGACGTTTTCCATCGAAAGCCCCCGCAGGTCGGGGGCTTTTTTTATGCTGCCCCGGATGGTCGGGATGCGTCTGTCCCTGTGGGGCAACGGTTGACAGGGGGTTTCCGGTGGTGAAGTGTGATTTTGGCTGTATGCAGGACATGATCGATTCCATTTCCAGGAGCTGCGATGATAACCGTGACCGATCTCGATTATGCCTATCCGGGAGGGCAGGAGGCGCTTCGCGGTGTGTCCCTGTCCATTGCCCCGGGGATGCTGGTCGGCCTTGTGGGTGCCAACGGCAGCGGCAAGTCCACTCTGATGGCGCTCATGGCCGGACTGTACTCTCCTGTCTCGGGATCGGTGACGGTGGACGGCTGTTCGAGTCCGGGCCAGGGGCGGGCAGTGCGGGCCAAGTGCCGTCTGGTCATGCAGGATGCGGATTTGCAGATGCTCGGCGCCACGGTGGAGGAAGACCTGCTGCTCGGCCGGGGGCGCACGGAGGCGACAGTTGCGCGGGCCAGGGAGCTTGCTCGGCGCTTCTCACTGCTGACAGCCTGGGAGCGGCCGGTGCAGACACTCTCCTGGGGCATGAAGCGCAAGGTCTGCCTGGCTGCGGCCTTGCTGGACGATCCGCTGGTTTTGCTCCTTGACGAACCTTTCAGCGGGCTCGACTACCCGGGCATGCGCGAGATGCGCGGCCTGCTTCGCGAGAACCGTGCGGCGGGCCTGACACAGGTGGTGTCGTCCCATGATCTCGAATGTTTCATAGATCTCGTGGATCAGCTGGTGGTTCTTGACGCGGGCAGACTGGCCCTGGATGGCCCGCCGGTCGCGGTGCTTGATCGGGTAAGCGGCCATGGGGTGCGGCCGCCCTGCTCGTGGAGCGCGGGGCTGGGGGTGCGGTGCTGGGACGGAGAATCCTCGTGATCCGCTTTGCCATCCTGCTGCGCGGGCTTGATCCGAGGCTCAAGCTGGGTACGGCCCTGGTTCTCGGTCCTGCCATTTGGTTGATGGGAGCGGCGCAGGCCGGAGTGTGCGCCGTGGTTTTGCTTTGCATCGTGGCGGCACTTGCTTCAGGACAGACCCTGGGTGCGCGGATGGTGCGCGGCCTGCTGCTTTTTGTGTTTTTTTGGGTGGCGGCCAAGGCCGGGCTTGACGCCGTGTCAGGGGTGCCGTGGCCCGAGGTGGCTACCGGCGCGGTCGATCTCGCCGTGAGGCTGGCCGCGTTGCTGCTGCTTGGCTTGAGTCTTGCCTTGTCGGCCTCGGCCCGTGCCCTGGGATTGGCCGTGGCCTGGGCGGTGCGGCCCGTTGTGGGCCGCGAGTACGCCTGGAAGCTGGCCCTGTCCCTGGCGTTGATGGTTCATTTCCTGCCCATGTGCCTGGTCACGGTGTCTGAAGTCAGACAGACCGTGGCCCGTCGCTGTCCCGGCTGCGGATTTTTTCAGCGCATGATCGTCATTCCCCAGGCCGTTATCCGCGCCCTGGGCCAGAAGACATGGAATCAAACCCTGGCCGTGGCTGGCCGCGGCCTGGACTGCCCCCATGCCTGGGAGCCTGATTTTTCCTGGTCGGGCCGGGACACGTGTTGCGCCCTGCTGGCGGGTTGCGCTGTACTCTGGGTCGGTTGCTCCATATTTTATCCTTCCTGATTCGCCCGACCTCGGCGCGATTGACGGCGGATCGTCTTGTGCCTTACACTTTTCCAGCCGAATAAGGGTTTTGACCCGCTCGACATCCACCACCGGGGGAGCCATGACCAGAGCCATGAAGCTGATGAGTGTTGACGAGGCCAGGACGTTTACCGAGAGCCGCCCGCCTGATGCCTACACCCTGCTTGATGTCCGGCAGGCCTGGGAATACGGGGAATTCCATTTGCCCGGTGCGCTGCATATCCCTCTTTCCGAGCTCCTCGACAGGTTGGGGGAACTTGATCGCGACAAGCCTGTCATCACCTACTGTCTGGCCGGTGGCCGGAGCGCCGCAGCGGCTTCGCTTCTGGATGGCGAGGGATTTGCCGAGGTGTTTTCCATGCACGGAGGGGTCATGGCCTGGCGCGGGGATACGGCGTTTGGTCCTGTGGAGTTCGGAGTGATCGAGTTTTCGGGGCGGGAAACCCCGCAGGAGGTGGTTCTCAAGGCATATGCCATGGAGCACAGGCTCCAGGAATTCTATTTATTGCGCGCCGATCTGGCCGAGACCCTGGAGCGCATCGAGCTGTTCATGGAACTGGCCGGATTCGAGGATCAGCATATGGATGTCCTGTTTGGCCACTATCGGGAGATCATGGGCGAACCCATGGATCGCCGCCTGTTTGAGGAGGTGGCCCTGGCCGATCCTGGCGGCGTCAGCGAAGGCGGCGTCTCCATCCAGCATTACCTTGACGCCCTGGGCGACACCTTTGACGAGGACCAGGGAGTGCTCCAGTTCGCCTCCATGGTTGAGGCCCAGGCGCTGGACTACTACCTGCGTTGTTCCAGGCGGGCCGAAAACCCAGAGGCCAGGGAGGTTTTCGGAACCCTGGCACGGGAGGAGCGGGCGCACCTCAAGTTGCTGGCCCGGTTCATGGACATCCGGGCCCAAGAGGGTTAGGGGCGTCTCGCCGGAGCATTGACCTGTCGCCGAAGC
This genomic stretch from Pseudodesulfovibrio alkaliphilus harbors:
- a CDS encoding DUF4198 domain-containing protein translates to MKTRLILAATTLIVFMASAAFAHFGMLIPDSDEVNQEKKTVNLTLSFSHPFEMEGMELEKPAAFFVVANGEEKTDLLGTLKPAKVMGHSAWTASYTPREPGLYAFVFDPLPYKEDAENNYIRHITKVVIDAYGEGEDWHMPLGLKTEIVPLTRPFGNYAGNVFQGVVMLDGEPAPYTRVEVEYFNADGKRTAPSERMITQEVIADGNGVFTFVCPWKGWWGFAGLNDDAEPYKGRDLELGAVIWVLMQ
- a CDS encoding OmpP1/FadL family transporter — its product is MKRAVVAVCCNLVLCLLATSVHAGGFALYEWSNRGVAMGTTGYAIAGDASVIATNPALMTKLEGSHALAGAVLISPQSTVMVDGQKNKTKANIYTVPHAYYTRQSESNERVWLGVGMFTRFGLGTHYKSNWSGKDTLQYVDLESVSLNPTVAFKFTDQLSVAGGIEILRGGIKQKSEPGASVVSADTIGYAIGGNLGVHYQVDDQWSVGLAWRSSMDMQTEGKGEHPLGGTTSTGQSIWANLPASYVVGIGYQPAENWSWEFDIVHTRWEAFDTMSYSAPINTVKTYDYKNTWRFQLGTEYWATDWLAVRFGYVYDQTPTRSGYSSFMLPCNDRQLYSTGLGFRHDAWTVDWAFMYVKAKERKNLRIANAAVPGTYYNVDFKDGKTWITGLSVGYAF
- a CDS encoding energy-coupling factor ABC transporter ATP-binding protein, yielding MITVTDLDYAYPGGQEALRGVSLSIAPGMLVGLVGANGSGKSTLMALMAGLYSPVSGSVTVDGCSSPGQGRAVRAKCRLVMQDADLQMLGATVEEDLLLGRGRTEATVARARELARRFSLLTAWERPVQTLSWGMKRKVCLAAALLDDPLVLLLDEPFSGLDYPGMREMRGLLRENRAAGLTQVVSSHDLECFIDLVDQLVVLDAGRLALDGPPVAVLDRVSGHGVRPPCSWSAGLGVRCWDGESS
- a CDS encoding cobalt transporter, with the protein product MIRFAILLRGLDPRLKLGTALVLGPAIWLMGAAQAGVCAVVLLCIVAALASGQTLGARMVRGLLLFVFFWVAAKAGLDAVSGVPWPEVATGAVDLAVRLAALLLLGLSLALSASARALGLAVAWAVRPVVGREYAWKLALSLALMVHFLPMCLVTVSEVRQTVARRCPGCGFFQRMIVIPQAVIRALGQKTWNQTLAVAGRGLDCPHAWEPDFSWSGRDTCCALLAGCAVLWVGCSIFYPS
- a CDS encoding rhodanese-like domain-containing protein → MTRAMKLMSVDEARTFTESRPPDAYTLLDVRQAWEYGEFHLPGALHIPLSELLDRLGELDRDKPVITYCLAGGRSAAAASLLDGEGFAEVFSMHGGVMAWRGDTAFGPVEFGVIEFSGRETPQEVVLKAYAMEHRLQEFYLLRADLAETLERIELFMELAGFEDQHMDVLFGHYREIMGEPMDRRLFEEVALADPGGVSEGGVSIQHYLDALGDTFDEDQGVLQFASMVEAQALDYYLRCSRRAENPEAREVFGTLAREERAHLKLLARFMDIRAQEG